GAGCTGATCGAGTGCGCGATGTACTTCAAGGGGCTGTGGGACCAGCGGATCGATCAGCCGGAGGGGAACGACCTGATTTCGATGATGGCCAATTCGCCCGCCACGCGCGACATGCCGTTCCTTGAGTTTCTGGGCAACCTGCTGCTCTTGATCGTCGGTGGTAACGATACCACCCGCAATTCGATCAGCGGCGGCGTCCTGGCGCTGAACCGGCACCCCGACCAGTATGACAAGCTAAGGCGCGATCCCGCCGTGATCAGCAGCATGGTGCCGGAAATCATCCGCTGGCAGACCCCGCTCACCCACATGCGCCGAACCGCGCTTGAGGATAGCGAGATCGGCGGCAAGCGCATCGCCAAAGGTGACAAGGTGGTGATGTGGTACCTCTCGGGCAACCGCGACGAAACGGCGATCGACCGACCTGAAGAGTTCATCATCGACCGCAAGAATCCCCGCCAGCACCTTTCGTTCGGCTATGGCATCCATCGCTGCATGGGCAACCGCCTGGCCGAACTGCAATTGCGGATCATCTGGGAGGAAATCCAGAAGCGTTTTGACTTCGTCGAGGTGGTGGGTGAGCCCGAGCGACTCCTGTCGAACCTCGTTCGCGGCATCACCCGCCTACCGGTCAAGCTTCACGCGCATTGATTTGCACGCCAAGGGAAAGTCAGATCCCATGATCAAGGTCACATTTGTAGCTCACGATGGCCGCAAGCTCCGCGTCGAAATCGGCGAGGGTTTGACGGCGCGAGAAGCGGCGCTGTTCAACGACGTTCCCGGCATCGACGGCGATTGCGGCGGCCAGTGCGCCTGTGCGACATGCCACGTCCAGGTCGATCCAGCCTGGATCGACCTGGTCGGGCGCCTTGCGGATGACAGTATGGAAGCCGATCTGCTCCAGTTTGCCGAAGGGACCACGGCGGAAAGCCGCCTTGCCTGCCAGATCAGGCTCGACGCACGGCTTGACGGACTTGTCCTCCATGTTCCGGAGCAACAATACTGAGCTCGGGCTGACGGTTGTCCAGCCGGTGATCTAGCTCCTCAACCTTGTTGCGCCTTTTCCCGGTGCGCCGCGGTCCAGGCGTACCAGGCTCCGAGTACGATTACCGCATGAGCCGCCAGCGTTGTGAAGACGACCCATGCCGCCTCGCCGCTGCACAGCAGGCTGTAGATGTCCCAGGCCGCGCCGACCGCTTCGGTGAGCACGATCACCGGGACCAGCGCGACATATTTCCACGGCTGCCGCGCGCCCCACAGGGCGACGACACCGATCGCGGCCAGCTGTATCCCGACGATCAGCCAAGCATCGAGCAGCAGGCCGAACACCGGCTTGCCCTGGCCCAGATCAATTCCCGGGTAGATCAGGGGCAGGGCCCCCGCATAGATCGGCGGCCAGAGCAGGACCAGATTACACAGGTACCAGATTCCGCTGGCGATGAAGAAGATGCGCAGGCTTTGCATGGTTCAATCTCCAAAGGCT
This sequence is a window from Croceicoccus naphthovorans. Protein-coding genes within it:
- a CDS encoding cytochrome P450, encoding MTTLTISPDQDSAELSRFVAGIPLAEIDVSRPSLFQSDKIGAFFERLRREDPVHYCAESSYGPYWSITRYDDIMAVDTNHKVYSSEAKLGGIAIQDMHRDQSNLELEMFIAMDQPKHDAQRKAVTPAVAPSNLLLLEPVIRERAGAILDALPVGEEIDWVKCVSVELTTMTLATLFDFPWDERARLTRWSDVTTAIPGAGIVDSFEQRRAELIECAMYFKGLWDQRIDQPEGNDLISMMANSPATRDMPFLEFLGNLLLLIVGGNDTTRNSISGGVLALNRHPDQYDKLRRDPAVISSMVPEIIRWQTPLTHMRRTALEDSEIGGKRIAKGDKVVMWYLSGNRDETAIDRPEEFIIDRKNPRQHLSFGYGIHRCMGNRLAELQLRIIWEEIQKRFDFVEVVGEPERLLSNLVRGITRLPVKLHAH
- a CDS encoding 2Fe-2S iron-sulfur cluster-binding protein, encoding MIKVTFVAHDGRKLRVEIGEGLTAREAALFNDVPGIDGDCGGQCACATCHVQVDPAWIDLVGRLADDSMEADLLQFAEGTTAESRLACQIRLDARLDGLVLHVPEQQY
- a CDS encoding BphX family protein — its product is MQSLRIFFIASGIWYLCNLVLLWPPIYAGALPLIYPGIDLGQGKPVFGLLLDAWLIVGIQLAAIGVVALWGARQPWKYVALVPVIVLTEAVGAAWDIYSLLCSGEAAWVVFTTLAAHAVIVLGAWYAWTAAHREKAQQG